One Sorghum bicolor cultivar BTx623 unplaced genomic scaffold, Sorghum_bicolor_NCBIv3 super_26, whole genome shotgun sequence genomic region harbors:
- the LOC110431496 gene encoding uncharacterized protein LOC110431496, with product MAGRGDGAAVSVEEFQELRTQMNDLVHQLQTLQLNIPRREPPPNEDDDIDEEDEPPRRPAGRGRGGRGHGLLNFGRARHIPVRGGRDYDGDDDMLSDMDDHRHGGHRGYRDRHRRLDDDGLSKVKVSIPKFNGKESADDYFEWETKVEQIFDLYPYPPVKKAKLAAIEFSGYAITWWNQVCTELRRAGHDRITWEDMKREMRRRFVPAYYSRDLHLKLKRLVQGTRTVDEYFQELEMCLLRTGITEDEESTMARFLVGLNKPIADKVDMTNYTCLTELVHFAKRAEQQLAGSYKDRASFSAHNSATSWRQSQQHGSGVHTPTSRATSSKHFDSKGKAVSSTQSSSSATAAPRHTSKIECFKCGGHGHKQAECPNLRTIIALADGSYDSQSEEEDEFHNVFADHTLDTCEYSAEDGTFELGLNCLAIQPILTFAPSDMIEDVISPYSNEITSADFDELLADFPDLEPSKMNRSSPYLVVRRVLSTQFVAAEQGQRHNLFQSRCKVKGQVCRFIIDGGSCNNIVSALLVEKLGLPTRRHPHPYHMQWLNNSGTVKVSSMVRLSFSIGDYHGEVDCDIVPMQACHLLLGRPWQFDVDSVHFGRSNKYTFIHNDKKVVLVPLSPEEIYASDVPLSTTKQHHQNECLFVSRSDLREVRNTTAPFFVLLHKEVLLSTNDLPSSLPSAVLDLLQDFEDVFPDEVPAGLPPLRGIEHQIDLVPGASLPNRPAYRANPEETKEIQRQKDGSWRMCVDCRAINAITVRYRHPIPRLDDMLDELSGSTIFTKIDLRSGYHQIRMKIGDEWKTAFTTKFGLYEWLVMPFGLTNAPSTFMRLMNHVLRAFIGKFVVVYFDDILIYSKSFDEHLDHIHQVLAVLREEKLYANIAKCTFCTDRVVFLGFVVTADGIQVDEEKVKAIKDWPTPTNVSQIRSFNGLAGFYRRFVKDFSTIAAPLNNLTKKDVPFKWGDDQEQAFVELKRKLCEAPLLQLPNFGKTFEIECDASGIGIGGVLLQEGKPIAYFSEKLNGPHLNYSVYDKELYALVRVLEVWQHYLLPKEFVIHSDHEALKYLKSQGKLNRRHAKWIEFIETFPYVVKHKRGKDNIVADALSRRCGLVTQLDTKLLGLESIKTLYATDSDFKEPFSHCIAGKGWDKYYVHDDFLFRTNKLCIPACSIRQVLLQEAHAGGLAGHFGIKKTLDMLSDHFFWPHMRRDVQRHVERCIICLKAKSRLNPHDLYTPLPIPTVPWEDISMDFILGLPRSQRGRDSIFVIFCPFEIVYGFKPHTPMDLLPLPLQEQVNLDAAKRSNFIKKLHDGTRRNIEKKSAQYAKQANKGKKKVTFQPGDLVWLHLRKDRFPQQRKSKLSPRGDGPFKVLKKINDNAYKIELPPEYSNVSPTFNVKDLLPFVGEPESRTTPSQEGEADEDIPSIHSSSNETPLDISGPITRSRAK from the exons ATGGCAGGACGTGGAGATGGTGCCGCTGTTTCGGTGGAGGAATTTCAGGAGTTGCGTACACAAATGAATGATTTGGTGCACCAGCTCCAAACTCTCCAATTGAACATACCACGTCGAGAACCGCCACCAAATGAGGATGATGATATTGACGAGGAGGATGAGCCACCGCGTCGTCCCGCTGGTCGTGGACGTGGCGGGCGTGGTCATGGTCTTCTTAATTTTGGTCGTGCTCGGCACATTCCTGTTCGAGGTGGACGAGattatgatggtgatgatgatatgTTGTCTGACATGGATGATCATCGCCATGGTGGCCATCGTGGTTATCGTGACCGCCACCGTCgccttgatgatgatggtttaAGCAAAGTGAAAGTGTCTATTCCAAAATTTAATGGAAAAGAAAGTGCTGATGATTATTTTGAGTGGGAGACTAAGGTTGAACAGATCTTTGATTTGTATCCTTATCCTCCTGTCAAGAAAGCAAAGCTTGCTGCAATTGAGTTTTCAGGCTATGcaatcacttggtggaatcaagTGTGTACTGAACTCCGACGCGCTGGACATGATCGTATTACTTGGGAAGACATGAAGAGGGAAATGCGACGTCGTTTTGTTCCTGCATATTACTCTCGTGATCTACATTTGAAGCTAAAACGTCTTGTGCAAGGTACTCGTACTGTTGATGAATATTTTCAAGAATTGGAAATGTGTTTACTTCGTACAGGGATAACTGAAGATGAGGAATCCACAATGGCTCGATTTCTGGTTGGCCTCAATAAACCCATTGCTGATAAAGTGGATATGACAAACTACACATGTCTCACTGAGTTGGTACATTTTGCAAAAAGGGCAGAACAACAACTTGCTGGATCTTATAAAGATCGTGCTTCATTTTCAGCTCATAATAGTGCTACTTCATGGCGCCAGTCACAGCAGCACGGGTCAGGGGTGCACACACCTACATCTCGTGCAACTTCTTCCAAACATTTTGATTCCAAAGGCAAAGCTGTAAGCTCTACTCAGTCCAGCTCCTCTGCTACTGCAGCCCCAAGGCATACAAGCAAGATTGAGTGTTTTAAGTGTGGTGGTCATGGGCATAAGCAAGCTGAATGTCCCAATCTTCGTACGATTATTGCCCTTGCTGATGGTTCATATGATTCACAAAGtgaagaggaggacgagtttCACAATGTCTTTGCAGATCATACTCTTGACACTTGTGAGTATTCAGCTGAGGATGGTACTTTTGAGCTAGGTCTGAATTGTTTAGCTATTCAACCTATTCTAACTTTTGCTCCCAGTGACATGATAGAAGATGTTATTTCTCCATATTCTAATGAGATTACTAGTGCTGATTTTGATGAGTTGCTTGCTGATTTTCCTGATTTGGAGCCTTCTAAAATGAATAGATCATCTCCTTATTTGGTGGTTAGAAGAGTTCTTTCCACTCAGTTTGTTGCTGCTGAACAAGGACAACGTCATAATTTGTTTCAGTCCCGATGCAAAGTGAAAGGTCAAGTGTGTCGTTTCATCATAGATGGTGGGAGCTGCAATAATATTGTTAGTGCCTTGCTTGTTGAGAAGCTTGGCCTACCAACACGCCGCCATCCACACCCTTACCATATGCAGTGGCTGAATAATTCAGGGACAGTGAAGGTCTCATCCATGGTTCGTTTGTCTTTCTCCATTGGTGACTATCATGGTGAGGTTGATTGTGATATTGTACCCATGCAAGCATGCCATTTGCTGTTGGGTCGTCCATGGCAGTTTGATGTGGATTCGGTGCACTTTGGGCGGTCTAACAAGTATACTTTCATCCACAacgacaagaaggtggttcttgTTCCATTATCTCCAGAAGAGATCTATGCTTCAGATGTG CCTCTTTCCACTACAAAACAACACCACCAAAATGAGTGCTTATTTGTGAGCAGGAGTGAtttgagagaagtgaggaacaccACAGCCCCATTCTTTGTGCTCTTACACAAGGAGGTCCTACTTTCAACTAACGATTTACCTTCATCGCTGCCTAGTGCTGTTCTTGATCTCTTACAGGACTTTgaagatgtttttcctgatgaggTACCAGCTGGCCTTCCTCCACTCCGTGGTattgagcatcaaatcgatTTGGTACCTGGAGCTTCTCTTCCCAATCGTCCAGCCTACCGTGCTAATCCTGAAGAAACCAAAGAAATTCAGCGACAG aaagatggatctTGGCGCATGTGTGTCGATTGTCGTGCCATTAATGCTATAACTGTACGATATCGCCATCCCATTCCTAGGCTTGATGACATGTTAGATGAATTGAGCGGCTCAACTATTTTCACCAAGATTGATTTACGCAGTGGCTATCACCAAATTCGCATGAAAATTGGTGATGAATGGAAGACAGCATTTACAACCAAATTTGGCTTGTATGAATGGCTTGTGATGCCCTTTggcttgacaaatgctccttcaacttttatgcgcttaatgaatcatgttttacgagctttcattggcaagtttgtagttgtttattttgatgatattctgatCTATAGCAAATCATttgatgaacatcttgatcatatCCATCAAGTACTTGCTGTTTTGAGGGAAGAGAAATTGTATGCCAACATTGCtaagtgcacattttgcacagatcgtgttgtttttcttggttttgttgtgaCTGCAGATGGCATCCAGGTTGATGAAGAGAAGGTTAAGGCAATAAAGGATTGGCCTACTCCTACAAATGTGAGCCAAATTCGAAGTTTCAATGGTCTTGCAGGTTTCTATCGACGATTTGTTAAAGATTTCAGCACGATCGCTGCACCACTTAACAACTTGACAAAGAAGGATGTTCCATTCAAATGGGGAGATGACCAAGAGCAAGCCTTTGTAGAGTTAAAAAGAAAGCTTTGTGAAGCACCACTGCTGCAGCTACCTAACTTCGGTAAGACTTTTGagattgaatgtgatgcaagtggtattggcattggaggtgtgctaCTTCAAGAAGGTAAACCTATTgcctacttttctgaaaagttaaATGGTCCACATCTGAATTATTCTGTCTATGATAAAGAGCTTTATGCCTTAGTTCGAGTTTTGGAAgtttggcaacattatttgttacctaaagaatttgtcatccattctgatcatgaagctttgaaatatttaaaaagtcaaggcaaactgaatcgtagacatGCTAAATGGATCGAGTTCATAGAAACATTTCCGTATGTTGTTAAACATAAGCGTGGTAAAGATAACATTGTTGCAGATGCTTTGTCAAGAAGGTGTGGTTTGGTTACACAATTAGATACAAAATTGCTTGGTTTGGAATCCATTAAAACACTCTATGCAACTGATTCTGATTTTAAAGAACCTTTCTCTCATTGCATTGCTGGAAAAGGCTGGGACAAgtattatgtacatgatgattttttatttcGAACTAACAAACTATGCATTCCAGCCTGCTCGATTCGTCAAGTTCTTTTACAGGAAGCACATGCTGGTGGCTTAGCTGGTCATTTTGGCATCAAAAAGAcattggacatgctctctgatcatttcttttggccacatATGCGACGTGATGTTCAACGACATGTCGAGCGCTGCATAATCTGCTTGAAAGCTAAGTCCCGCCTTAATCCCCATGATCTCTATACTCCATTACCAATCCCAACTGTACCTTGGGAAGATATATCCATGGATTTTATTCTGGGATTACCAAGGTCTCAGAGGGGGAGGGACTCTATCTTCGT AATTTTTTGTCCATTTGAAATTGTTTATGGTTTTAAGCCACATACTCCCATGGATCTTTTGCCTTTACCATTACAGGAACAAGTTAACTTGGATGCAGCGAAGAGATCCAACTTTATCAAGAAGCTACATGATGGGACAAGAAGAAATATTGAGAAGAAATCAGCACAATATGCAAAGCAAGCGAACAAAGGTAAGAAGAAGGTTACATTTCAGCCCGGTGACCTCGTGTGGTTGCATCTACGCAAGGATCGATTTCCCCAACAACGTAAGAGTAAGTTATCACCTAGAGGTGATGGTCCATTCAAGGTTCTAAAAAAGATAAATGATAATGCATACAAAA